From Miscanthus floridulus cultivar M001 unplaced genomic scaffold, ASM1932011v1 fs_647_2_3, whole genome shotgun sequence, a single genomic window includes:
- the LOC136532519 gene encoding senescence-associated protein OSA15, chloroplastic-like, with protein sequence MASTMYGTTVACRMCYSDQYGTPAPREVTCLAKKSEARRWANGYHLVSRLCQWKPRGSKSDGSLLGHGGCDARCHSCGSHNSCECETEECDAADEGGASPYRDFKQHSRGNPQFSDDQVPSKKKSAYASQGLAEACKFVYNDAKFVNERAQSDILLLSRGITRLNKRACQDAAVLGLGFLKLDARARKDTQKIDNTVKERAARLNHFARAFKERAQSDLKKAADKHWSDGALEADLRRADLVVKRRAMEDALMALKFVQDIHDMMVNRLYEQLPKDGSSSRTNSTGFISLEKNGKTLELFPGEVSADQIYAIEEAYQSMASAFSEADGIDYTDPEELELLIATLIDLDAMDGKRSVSLIAECSSSPDVNTRKALANALATAPSMWTLGNAGMGALQRLAQDPNYAVARAASSAIDELKKQWELEEGDSLRFVMNQNLASEDADGDNSAADDDT encoded by the exons CACATGTCTGGCCAAGAAATCGGAGGCCAGGAGGTGGGCAAACGGGTACCACCTCGTCTCCAGGCTCTGTCAGTGGAAGCCCAGAGGCAGCAAGTCTGATGGTTCACTGCTCGGGCACGGTGGCTGCGATGCTCGCTGCCACTCTTGTGGGTCTCATAACAGCTGCGAATGCGAAACTGAAGAGTGCGATGCTGCTGACGAAGGTGGCGCCAGCCCTTACAG AGATTTCAAGCAACATTCGAGGGGAAATCCTCAATTTTCAGATGATCAagttccatcaaagaagaagtcAGCCTATGCTAGTCAAGGGTTGGCTGAAGCCTGCAAATTTGTTTACAATGATGCTAAGTTTGTAAATGAAAGGGCTCAAAGTGACATTCTATTACTTTCACG TGGCATAACAAGGCTGAACAAACGTGCATGCCAGGATGCTGCTGTTTTGGGCCTGGGGTTTCTCAAGCTTGATG CTCGTGCACGAAAGGATACTCAAAAGATTGACAACACTGTGAAGGAGAGAGCAGCGCGCCTTAACCATTTTGCCAGA GCATTTAAGGAGCGAGCTCAGTCAGACTTGAAGAAAGCTGCAGACAAACATTGGAGTGATGGCGCTTTGGAG GCAGATCTGCGACGAGCTGACTTGGTTGTTAAACGACGTGCCATGGAAGACGCTCTCATGGCATTGAAG TTTGTTCAGGACATCCATGACATGATGGTGAACAGATTATATGAGCA GCTTCCAAAGGACGGTTCATCTTCTCGTACAAATTCAACAGGGTTTATTTCACTTGAGAAGAATGGGAAGACTCTTGAACTGTTTCCTGGTGAAGTTTCTGCTGATCAAATTTATGCCATTGAG GAAGCATACCAGAGCATGGCATCTGCCTTTTCTGAAGCTGATGGTATTGACTACACAGATCCTGAGGAG CTTGAACTGTTAATAGCGACTCTAATTGACCTGGATGCCATGGATGGGAAAAGGAGTGTTTCCTTGATTGCTGAATGTTCAAGCTCTCCAGACGTTAATACTAG GAAAGCCCTAGCTAACGCATTGGCAACAGCTCCATCTATGTGGACTCTTGGGAATGCTGGCATGGGTGCATTGCAG AGATTGGCTCAAGATCCCAATTATGCTGTAGCTAGGGCTGCATCAAGCGCCATTGATGAACTCAAGAAGCAGTGGGAACTTGAAGAAGGTGACAGTCTGAGGTTTGTAATGAATCAGAATTTGGCTTCCGAGGATGCTGATGGTGACAATTCAGCAGCAGATGATGACACATGA
- the LOC136532520 gene encoding uncharacterized protein, producing MDGDSGLNIMYVKTLDVMGIDRTHICPIRAPFHGVVPGKQAMPLRQTGLPVTFGDRVNYRTETLTFEVVGFLRTFHAILGCPCCTKFMAIINYTYLKLKMSGPGGVITVGTSFQRAYECEVECCGHAMTIFAFEELAALKEEVAEGAPDAKRSTGSFELAEGSKEVLIDPRTPRAPSSTNVEHHVGNCGALPGASRDFTIIINHDLNNSTPARASRDYAIIISRNPNNGVWAGGVSH from the exons atggatggagacagcggcctcaacatcatgtacgtaaAGACGCTCGACgtaatgggcatcgaccgaacgcaCATCTGCccaatccgagcgcctttccatggcgtcgtccccgggaagcaggccatgccactcagaCAGACCGGTCTGcctgttacctttggggatcgggtcaattacaggactgagaccctcaccttcgaggtagtgggGTTCCTCAGAACCTTCCATGCCATTCTGGGATGTCCATGCtgcacgaagttcatggccatcatcaactacacgtacctcaagctgaagatgtcaggccccggcggggtcatcaccgtcggcacctccttccagcgcgcctacgagtgcgaggtcgagtgttgtgGCCATGCCATGACAATCTTCGCCTTCGAGGAGCTCGCCGCCCTtaaggaggaggtcgccgaaggAGCGCCCGATGCAAAGAGGtcaaccgggtcgttcgaattggccgagggctccaaggaggtcctcatagatcctagaactccgagg gcaccgTCCTCTACaaacgtcgagcaccacgtcggCAACTGTGGTGCGCTCCCCGGAGCATCCAGGGACTTCACCATCATCATCAATCACGACCTTAACAACAGCACCCCCGccagggcgtccagggactacgccatcatcatcagccgcaaccctaacaatggcgtTTGGGCGGGGGGCGTCTCCCACTGA